One window of the Anaerolineae bacterium genome contains the following:
- a CDS encoding alpha-galactosidase, producing MQDISHPLLEHVLAGLDGLPYEVFQIDDDWQQAIGDWEPNAKFPAGMDALARRIRQADRTPGIWWAPFIVSPHSRLFAEHPDWLLRDAQGNLVPAGFNWNAPFFAL from the coding sequence CCCCCTGCTGGAACATGTCCTGGCCGGGCTGGACGGGCTGCCCTACGAAGTGTTCCAGATCGACGACGACTGGCAACAGGCCATTGGGGACTGGGAGCCCAACGCCAAATTCCCCGCTGGGATGGACGCCCTGGCCCGGCGCATTCGCCAGGCCGACCGCACTCCCGGAATCTGGTGGGCGCCTTTCATCGTCAGCCCGCACAGCCGTCTGTTCGCCGAGCATCCCGACTGGCTCCTCCGCGACGCCCAAGGGAACCTGGTGCCGGCGGGCTTCAACTGGAACGCGCCCTTCTTCGCCCTGG